In Osmerus eperlanus chromosome 4, fOsmEpe2.1, whole genome shotgun sequence, the sequence AGGAGGAGCAGGTGAGCTGCAACATGACCAAGTACAGGAAGATCCAAAACGAGCTGGACGAtgcagaggagagagtggatgtGGCTGAGACCCAGGTCAACAAGCTGAAGATTCGCACCCGGGAACAGGTCACTAAGGTAGTGACTAGCATGGTGAGTCATCAATCGACCAGTCAGTCAGTTAATCAATGAATCACTTAGTCTATCATTTATTCTACCaatgttctttttttattaATTGTCCCTATGTTTGTCTTTTCCAGATTGTGGAGTGATTGTATGAAGAATTCCTGTGCTGCACTGTCAATTTACTGCCTTTTGAGAGCcacagcctctgtgtgtgtatgcgtgggtgTCCATTCTGTATTCATTTTgcatgtccagtgtgtgtgtgtgtgtgtgtgtttgttacaggCACATGGCAGGAAAACAGTACCTACTTATGTCtctgcacctaaataaaaagaTGAAAGGTTTTGTGTTTGATCACTAAGGGAATAATTCTTATAGCTCATTAAGAAGTATTTTTTGTTCATTGGATCCTGTAAACAATCACATTTCTGTTTCAGAAAGCTCAGTGCATGGCAATGCATTGCATAACATCCTTTAATGATGGCAGAAAGCTATCATCATTAAATAACGCATATCCATCAATATCCACCATTCCCCCTGAAAGGGAAAGTCAAACTGAGCCATAAGTTGGATCTGTGGTGGAGGACTGACTGAGCAGAAATGTGTAccagtagcagcagcagcactggCGTGTGTGCCAAGGTCTTGCTTTTTAAATAGACCGCCAGATCAAGTTTTGTGTGAGCGAGTGACTACTGGTACCTATAACGATGCAGCAATGACCATCAGCTGATGGCCACAGTCAGATGCCAGCAGCTGACTGTGATTAGCGTTCCTCAAGAGTCTCACGCTGGAACTACCCTCTTCTGTAAAAGTTGCTCCTGAATGTGGATCTTACATTTAATCATGGATCTCTACATATTAAGGAAGcaaaaggtgtgtgtctgtgtgtgtgtcggtctgtgtgtgtctgtctgtgtgtgtacgtacgtgcgtgcatgtgtgtttgtgtaaggtcACCCAGTGGGCCCCTAGATAATTGAAAGCTTTTCAGAATGAGGGAATGATTGAAAGAGGAAGAAAACAGATTACTGTGCCACCAGAGAAACACCGGGAGAAATGGGTGGAATGTAGCAGAGAAGAATAGAGGGACACACACTGTTGGCGTGAAGAAGCAGAGGGTGGAGAAAAAGGAAGTGATGAGGACAACTTGTAAACATGTCACCAAGGTTTTCCATATCTAAAATacaccctctttcctctccccctcgccgTCACCCTGCTTCGAAGAAAACACCTGCACAGCAGAATCATTGATCAAACGTCTGTGTAGACCGCATATCACCAGCGGGTGTCCTTGTTTTGTAAAGCTAATTTAGGGAATGAAAACTCTAAGGGTGTCTGctttgcctttgtgtgtgtatgtgtgtgtgtgtgtctgatcatGACTGATCAAAGGCCCAGAACTGAAGGCTGGGTCTATGGAACAATCAATATGAAATTACATTATTCACCATAGGCCATTTTAGCATCTGAGTCTTTGATCAATGCCCAGCCTCCTACCTTTTACGATCTCTCTTACAAACATCCGTATCGGAcagtcacacaccagacacactcatCCAATAATGaatctgaggagagggagggaaggaggaggtggggtggggagggggggaatgcgccagagagagagagaaggacagagagagggagagagagagacagagagagggagagagagagagggagagagagagacagagagagggagagagagagacagagagagggagagagagagacagagagagggagagagagagagagagagggagagggagagagagagagagagagagagagagagagagagagagagagagagagagagagagagagagagagagagagagagagagagagagaggagagagagagacagagagagggagagagagagagagagagagagagagagagagagagagagagatgagagagagagagagagagagagagagagagagagagagagagagagagagagagagagagagagagagagggagagagggaggagacagacagtgatATGGGAGTCGGCAGGAGTCGTTGGCAGGGTCAGTCAGAGTGCAGCAGGAGAGCGCTGAACCACAGGCACACGCTCAGCATGGAAGGTACCGGAGGGTGCGACCATGGATCAGGGATGTACAGCTGCTTCAGAACACGCTGAACAGGGTGAGTGTTCCTACATCCAGACGTCATGGAATTGGGACCTGTGTGAAGTCATTGCCAGAGTTCTGCAGAGGCTAGCGGGTGTCTCAAGCAGAAGCAGGGATGGGGAgcggggttggggttggggttggtgaGGACACCAGTATGCCTGATGGCGTTTTGGCAGTAATGGCTAATGTTTTCAATCTGTTAGATCATCTTATCAGACTTGTGATTGTGGATGTGCCATGGTTTTGTGTGGCATGTCGAACTTAGGGAATAGTGTAGCACTTGTGTCATTGTGTTGACAACACATCAATATAGCCTTTACAATACAGCCTTTACACTTACCTGTGAAAGCTGTAGAGATTTTGTCTCATTCTGATATAACCGGAACATGTCTATGACAAAATATTGTTGAATATAGTGATTATGTTGTATGGGATTGTTTGTGCTACATCTTCACAGCAGATGTTTTGAAGGCCTACCAAGAGGTcaatatctcctctcctccccatctctgtgttttccctctccttcacactgtCAAATGAGGGATGCATGGGAAGGTTAATCCTggttcaccagtgtgtgtgtgttgtgattcaTGCCTCTCTAAGCACATTGATCCCGGGACAATGACTTCTATAGGCAATTAtggtcattcacacacactgatgcaaaCAAGATCACCCACTCATAAACCCacgcacagtttttttttaggcACAGAGCGAGGGCTGGCCTCATTTGTGCAATTGTTCAGTGCTAATTCTAACTCTGACCGACAGGTCTTAATGAGGGCACAGACGTTTGATAATCTTCAGTGGTCAACATTACTGGCTAGCGGTCATCTGGTGGGCACCCACCACTGTGCTAACACCATGCATGACTCCACACCCCCGCAGAAATGTTCCAAGTTCACCTGACTTCAGTCAGCTTATTTCAGTCAATGAAGAGCAAATGACTCAGAAACACATTCTTCCTCTCGCTCACACGTATtttcccccttcccttcctcccttcttctctgttCTATCCTTCCTTTCCTAGGCATCATGTCCATCTCCTTGGTAACAGTCTCAGCTACAGCCAATGCCACCACGCTGTTTGCGGCCGTGACCCCAGCCTCCGTGACTCCTGCTGTGAACAATGCTTCTGAGCACGTGCGGGATGCGGCCCTGGCCATAGCCGAGGTGGTCGTGTTGTCGGTCATCTTAGCAATGGCGTTGCTTGGTAACGGACTGGTGTTGGTGGTGTTGCTGAGGCGGAGACGACACCACACTCCGCTCCACCGGTTCATGTCCAACCTCTGTTTGGCTGACCTGGTAGTGGCACTGttccaggtaacacacaggacctgtgtgttagactcacacacactggctgcacagtatctacacacaaacatgtaggagggcatcagaatcagaatttggttcgccatgtaggtttacacaaacacggaatttcaTTTGGTAGGAAGGTTCAAACAATAAACATGTACGGATCttgaattaaaagtaaaaaatacaatattataactaattctaagaactaaacaaataaaacatttaaatataaaatgtatataaaaataagaataaggtGCGAAAGAGATCAAGGTGGCTTGTGCATAGTGCAATAGGTGTCGGGTGGACTTGTAGTAGATAATAGTTAAATGTCAGTGGgaatccttggccttgttgaagaggctagtagcagatggaaagaaactattAATGTGGCGTGAGgatttggtcctgatggaccacagccttctgccagaaccgcagccttctgccaatACTCACTGCCATACTCATGTAACTCAACACGGTTTCCTTTCTGCTGCAGGTGTTACCGCAGTTGGTGTGGGACATCACAGGTCGTTTCAGAGGCCCTGACTTCCTGTGTCGCCTGGTCAAGTACCTCCAGGTCCTTGGCATGTTTGCCTCCTCCTACATGATTGTTGCTATGACTATTGACCGCCATTATGCCATCTGCTGCCCACTGAAGGCCTACAGCGGTGGTGGTACCCAACGCTGGAACACACTAATACTGCTGGCCTGGGGCCTGTCCACCCTGCTGAGCCtgccacaggtacacacacacacacacacacacacacacacacggccatatCCTTGTGTCTGGCCCTCTTTCACCagaccgtgtctctctctctctccaggtgttcATCTTCTCCAGGTCGGAGGTGGCTCCGGGAGTGTTTGAGTGTTGGGGGAACTTTGCTGAACACTGGGGCCTGAAGGCCTATGTCACATGGATGACCCTGGCTGTCTTCATCCTGCCTGTCCTCATCATCACTGTCTGCCAGGTAGGTGCTGCAGGAGCCGGAAGCAGGTCACGTTCACGCCATGAGCCACTGAGAGATGAGAGTAATGTGTGTCAAAGACAAAGAGCCAATGTATTTATATCGAAatgatctctcccctctcctcctctcccaggtccGTATCTTCAGAGAGATCCATGACAATGTCTACCAGACAGAGCGCCGGCTGTCCCCTGCCTccgtcttcctcccccctccctcctctcgccGGGACAGCCACCGAGTGGGAGGAGCCAGTCGAGGGAGGCTCAGCCTATCACCATGTGCTCCTACCACACTGTCCACCCTCCACGGTGACGACCCTGCCTTTGACTCCAACCCTCTGTCTCAACACTTCCTCCCACTGGCTCCCCTGGCATCCAGCAGTGTTGCCTTACACTGTGATAACTCC encodes:
- the LOC134018224 gene encoding vasopressin V2 receptor-like; translation: MDQGCTAASEHAEQGIMSISLVTVSATANATTLFAAVTPASVTPAVNNASEHVRDAALAIAEVVVLSVILAMALLGNGLVLVVLLRRRRHHTPLHRFMSNLCLADLVVALFQVLPQLVWDITGRFRGPDFLCRLVKYLQVLGMFASSYMIVAMTIDRHYAICCPLKAYSGGGTQRWNTLILLAWGLSTLLSLPQVFIFSRSEVAPGVFECWGNFAEHWGLKAYVTWMTLAVFILPVLIITVCQVRIFREIHDNVYQTERRLSPASVFLPPPSSRRDSHRVGGASRGRLSLSPCAPTTLSTLHGDDPAFDSNPLSQHFLPLAPLASSSVALHCDNSAYSGELQPDVLPEPPMPAHRCPLTPGPRPRVGGVSAAMSKTVRMTLVIVLVYTVCWAPFFSVQLWAAWDPNPPQNSAVFTLLMLLASLNSCTNPWIYSAFSSSVSPELRLLLLCQGHAERRGSLPNDSTTTHTSTY